In Mycoplasma sp. Mirounga ES2805-ORL, a single window of DNA contains:
- the rplX gene encoding 50S ribosomal protein L24, whose protein sequence is MKFRKNDEVIVTTGQYKGRMGKIIKTDEKANKVWIKDINIVTKHNKPTQGQDGKITKFEAPIDASNIAVLVKKATKTSVAVYSKIGYSFNKDGKKIRINKRTKKEY, encoded by the coding sequence ATGAAATTTAGAAAAAATGATGAAGTTATAGTAACCACAGGTCAATATAAAGGCCGTATGGGTAAAATCATTAAAACTGACGAAAAAGCAAATAAAGTATGAATTAAAGATATTAACATTGTCACAAAACACAACAAACCAACTCAAGGTCAAGATGGTAAAATAACAAAATTTGAAGCTCCTATTGATGCTTCAAATATCGCAGTACTAGTTAAAAAAGCTACAAAAACATCAGTAGCTGTATATTCAAAAATTGGTTATTCATTTAACAAAGACGGCAAAAAAATTAGAATTAACAAAAGAACTAAGAAGGAGTACTAA
- the rplE gene encoding 50S ribosomal protein L5 produces the protein MNLQDQYTKKIVPELMKRFKYSSIMEVPRLEKVMLNMTAGKEINNSKAIEEVLNELTQISGQKPFQTRAKKSNASWKLREGMPMGGKVTLRRSRMWDFVDKLINIAMPRIRDFRGASPRAFDGRGNYSLGVKEEIIFPEIQFDKLRKIKGLDVQFITTAKTNEEAKALLELIGIPFAKGETK, from the coding sequence ATGAATTTACAAGATCAATATACAAAAAAAATTGTTCCTGAATTAATGAAGAGATTTAAATACTCTTCAATTATGGAAGTACCTCGTCTAGAAAAAGTTATGTTAAATATGACTGCCGGTAAAGAAATAAATAATTCTAAAGCTATTGAAGAAGTTCTTAATGAACTAACTCAAATTTCAGGTCAAAAACCTTTTCAAACAAGAGCTAAAAAATCAAACGCATCATGAAAACTTCGTGAAGGAATGCCTATGGGTGGTAAAGTAACTCTTAGACGTTCAAGAATGTGAGATTTCGTTGATAAGTTAATTAATATTGCTATGCCTCGTATTAGAGACTTTAGAGGTGCAAGCCCTAGAGCATTCGATGGTCGTGGTAATTACTCATTAGGAGTAAAAGAAGAAATAATTTTCCCAGAAATACAATTTGATAAACTAAGAAAAATAAAAGGATTAGATGTTCAATTTATAACAACTGCTAAAACTAATGAAGAAGCAAAAGCGTTGTTAGAATTAATTGGAATCCCATTTGCAAAAGGAGAAACTAAATAA
- the rplV gene encoding 50S ribosomal protein L22, producing MTQQAKAFVKVQRISARKARLVADLFRGKDVREALGILHNTNKKASELFIKLLNSAVANATNNHGMDASKLFVKEVLVNEGPTLKRFQPHSQGRAYSIFKRTSHLSITLEEKEGK from the coding sequence ATGACTCAACAAGCAAAAGCATTTGTTAAAGTTCAAAGAATCAGTGCTCGTAAAGCACGTCTAGTTGCTGATTTATTCAGAGGAAAAGACGTTAGAGAAGCATTGGGAATTCTTCACAACACAAACAAAAAAGCAAGTGAATTATTTATTAAATTATTAAATTCAGCAGTAGCAAACGCAACAAACAACCATGGAATGGATGCATCTAAATTATTTGTTAAAGAAGTATTAGTTAATGAAGGTCCAACCCTTAAGAGATTCCAACCTCATTCACAAGGTAGAGCATATTCAATATTTAAAAGAACATCACACTTATCAATCACTTTAGAAGAAAAAGAAGGGAAATAG
- the rpsH gene encoding 30S ribosomal protein S8 — protein sequence MFITDPISDMIVRIKNANQRRFKTVNIPFSNKKSKILDILLSEGYITSFVVKGKGKDKVLEVTLKYKGTQRAIIDFKRISKPGLRVYAAVNEIPQVLSGYGTAIISTSKGLLTDKQAKKENVGGEVLAYIW from the coding sequence ATGTTTATAACAGATCCTATTTCAGATATGATTGTTCGTATCAAAAACGCTAATCAAAGAAGATTTAAAACAGTTAACATTCCTTTTTCAAACAAAAAATCTAAAATCCTAGACATTTTACTTAGTGAAGGTTATATAACTTCATTTGTTGTTAAAGGCAAAGGGAAAGATAAAGTTCTTGAAGTTACTTTAAAATATAAAGGTACTCAAAGAGCAATTATTGATTTCAAACGTATTTCAAAACCAGGTCTTAGAGTTTACGCAGCTGTAAACGAAATTCCTCAAGTACTATCGGGATATGGTACTGCAATAATTTCTACTTCAAAAGGTTTATTAACTGATAAACAAGCAAAAAAGGAAAATGTTGGCGGTGAAGTTCTTGCCTACATTTGATAG
- the rpmC gene encoding 50S ribosomal protein L29, which translates to MVYKNLKSKSVEELQKMIADLKAELFTLRFKNATGQLDQSHKIKDVRRSVAQCLTALKEKELESKKGAK; encoded by the coding sequence ATGGTTTATAAAAATTTAAAATCCAAGTCTGTTGAAGAACTCCAAAAAATGATTGCCGATTTAAAAGCTGAATTATTTACATTACGCTTTAAAAATGCAACTGGACAACTTGACCAAAGTCATAAAATTAAAGATGTTAGAAGAAGCGTCGCTCAATGTTTAACAGCATTAAAAGAAAAAGAATTAGAGTCTAAAAAAGGAGCTAAATAA
- the rplB gene encoding 50S ribosomal protein L2, translating into MAIKHYKPTTNGRRNMSSINYLETLSGHAPEKSLLVLLKKNSGRNNQGKITVRHKGGRVKRFYRLIDFKRNKDNIPAIVKTIEYDPNRSANICLLAYADGEKRYILAPQGISVGQTVESGEKVDILVGNSLPLSSIPEGTFVHNIEMQPGGGGIVARSAGTSAQILGKDDDGKYVVLRLKSGETRRVLARCRATIGVVGNNEYSLINWGKAGRNRYKGIRPTVRGSVMNPCDHPHGGGEGKQPVGRKAPLTPWGKKALGVKTRKTKKSSNKLIIRRRKDAK; encoded by the coding sequence ATGGCAATTAAACATTACAAGCCAACTACAAATGGTCGCCGTAATATGTCATCTATTAACTATCTTGAAACTTTAAGCGGACATGCTCCTGAAAAATCTTTATTAGTATTATTAAAGAAAAATTCAGGTCGTAATAACCAAGGTAAAATTACCGTTCGTCATAAAGGTGGAAGAGTTAAAAGATTTTACAGATTAATCGACTTTAAACGTAATAAAGATAATATCCCAGCAATAGTTAAGACAATTGAATATGATCCAAATAGGTCAGCAAACATTTGTTTATTAGCTTATGCTGATGGAGAAAAAAGATATATACTTGCCCCTCAAGGCATTAGTGTAGGTCAAACAGTAGAAAGTGGAGAAAAGGTTGATATTTTAGTAGGTAATTCATTACCACTATCGTCAATTCCTGAAGGTACATTCGTTCACAATATTGAAATGCAACCTGGCGGAGGCGGAATTGTCGCTCGTTCAGCCGGAACAAGTGCTCAAATACTTGGTAAAGACGATGATGGAAAATATGTTGTTTTACGTCTAAAATCTGGTGAAACACGTAGAGTATTAGCTCGTTGTCGCGCAACGATTGGTGTTGTTGGAAATAATGAATATTCATTAATTAATTGAGGTAAAGCCGGACGTAACCGTTATAAAGGTATTAGACCAACAGTTCGTGGTTCAGTAATGAACCCTTGTGATCACCCACATGGTGGTGGTGAAGGTAAACAACCTGTTGGACGTAAAGCACCTCTTACACCATGAGGTAAAAAAGCTCTTGGAGTTAAGACAAGAAAAACTAAGAAATCTTCAAACAAATTAATTATTAGAAGAAGAAAGGATGCTAAATAA
- the rplN gene encoding 50S ribosomal protein L14 — MVLELSKLNVADNSGAKEVGVIRILGGSRKKTANIGDVIICSVKKAIPNGLVKEGQVVKAVIVRSRYGIRRENGSHISFDDNAVVLIKDDGSMRGSRVFGPVARELRDKGYVKVVSLAPEVL; from the coding sequence ATGGTTTTAGAACTTTCTAAATTAAATGTTGCTGATAATTCAGGAGCAAAAGAAGTTGGAGTTATTAGAATTCTTGGTGGTTCCCGTAAAAAAACAGCTAATATTGGTGATGTAATTATTTGTTCAGTTAAAAAAGCTATTCCAAATGGTTTAGTAAAAGAAGGTCAAGTAGTAAAAGCTGTTATTGTTCGTTCACGTTATGGCATTCGTCGTGAAAATGGTTCACATATTTCATTTGATGACAATGCTGTAGTTCTAATTAAAGATGACGGTTCAATGAGAGGTTCACGGGTATTTGGCCCTGTTGCTCGTGAATTGCGTGACAAGGGATATGTTAAAGTTGTGTCATTGGCACCTGAAGTACTTTAA
- the rpsC gene encoding 30S ribosomal protein S3: MGQKVNPNGFRYGITKDHNTTWFSEKKNYGDYLVQDARIYKFFDKLVRKYQIGEVKITRSQNSKITVYLHTATPNKLLSENGETIAKLVKDLQKHLKDKNLDINLQVVLLKKPELNARLAAENIAIKLENRESFRVAQKLIINDALKAGAKGIKTAVAGRLNGVDMARTEGYSRGEMKLHTLRQDIDYAKATARTTYGAIGVKVWISKGEKLDGGDDDASTKKN, translated from the coding sequence ATGGGACAAAAGGTTAATCCAAATGGATTCCGTTACGGAATCACAAAAGATCACAACACAACTTGATTTTCTGAAAAGAAAAACTATGGTGATTATTTAGTTCAAGATGCTAGAATCTACAAATTCTTTGATAAGTTAGTTCGTAAGTACCAAATCGGTGAAGTTAAAATTACACGTTCACAAAACTCAAAAATTACTGTTTATTTACACACAGCAACTCCTAACAAATTGTTATCCGAAAACGGAGAAACGATTGCAAAATTAGTTAAGGACTTGCAAAAACACTTAAAAGACAAAAACCTTGATATTAATTTACAAGTTGTTTTACTTAAGAAACCTGAGCTTAATGCTCGTTTAGCAGCTGAAAATATTGCGATTAAATTAGAAAATCGTGAAAGTTTCAGAGTTGCTCAAAAATTAATTATTAATGATGCTCTTAAAGCAGGAGCAAAAGGAATAAAAACTGCCGTAGCCGGAAGATTAAATGGTGTTGATATGGCCCGTACTGAAGGTTACTCACGTGGTGAAATGAAATTACATACTTTAAGACAAGACATTGATTATGCAAAAGCAACAGCTCGTACAACATATGGAGCAATCGGTGTTAAAGTTTGAATTTCTAAAGGTGAAAAATTAGATGGAGGTGATGACGATGCTTCAACCAAAAAGAACTAA
- the rpsQ gene encoding 30S ribosomal protein S17, translated as MMERNTRKTLVGKVTSARGGKTIYVEVENYRSHNLYSKRYRTISRFAVHDEANKASVGDIVKIMETRPLSKTKHFRLVEIRHHATEGEK; from the coding sequence ATAATGGAGAGAAATACTCGTAAAACTTTAGTTGGTAAAGTAACTTCTGCTCGTGGTGGTAAAACCATTTATGTAGAAGTAGAAAACTATCGTTCACATAATCTTTATTCTAAACGTTACCGTACAATTAGTCGTTTTGCAGTTCATGATGAAGCAAATAAAGCTAGTGTTGGTGACATCGTAAAGATTATGGAAACCAGACCTTTAAGTAAAACTAAACATTTTAGATTAGTTGAAATTAGACATCACGCTACTGAAGGAGAAAAGTAA
- the rpsS gene encoding 30S ribosomal protein S19 — MARSLSKGPFIDESLLKKVEAIVEKKAPKKPIKTWSRRSTIYPSFVGLTFQVHNGKQFIDVYVTDDMVGHKLGEFSLTRTFNGHGADKGKK, encoded by the coding sequence ATGGCTAGAAGTTTATCTAAAGGTCCATTTATTGATGAATCTCTACTTAAAAAAGTAGAAGCAATCGTTGAGAAGAAAGCACCTAAAAAACCTATTAAAACATGAAGTCGTAGATCAACAATTTATCCTTCATTTGTAGGTTTGACATTCCAAGTTCACAATGGAAAACAATTTATTGATGTGTATGTTACAGATGATATGGTTGGTCACAAGTTAGGTGAATTCTCACTAACTAGAACCTTCAATGGTCATGGTGCTGATAAAGGTAAAAAATAA
- the rplP gene encoding 50S ribosomal protein L16: MLQPKRTKYRKPFLVRHDKRKAFKGNKVSFGEYGLQATTSAWIDARQIESARIAITRRMGREGQVFIRIFPHFQKTSKPIGVRMGSGKGSPDKWYTAVKVNTMMFEVKGVNKEIALDALRLGGHKLPVKWKIVASDKGEQN, from the coding sequence ATGCTTCAACCAAAAAGAACTAAATATCGTAAACCTTTTCTAGTTAGACACGATAAAAGAAAGGCCTTTAAAGGCAATAAAGTTTCATTTGGTGAATATGGTCTACAAGCAACAACAAGTGCATGAATTGACGCTCGCCAAATTGAAAGTGCCCGTATTGCGATAACACGTCGTATGGGACGTGAAGGACAAGTTTTTATTAGAATTTTCCCTCACTTCCAAAAAACATCAAAACCTATTGGTGTTCGTATGGGTTCAGGTAAAGGTTCACCTGACAAATGATATACAGCAGTAAAAGTTAACACTATGATGTTTGAAGTAAAAGGTGTTAATAAAGAAATAGCTTTAGATGCCCTTCGTCTCGGAGGACACAAACTACCTGTTAAATGAAAAATAGTAGCAAGCGATAAAGGAGAACAAAACTAA
- a CDS encoding type Z 30S ribosomal protein S14 — protein sequence MARKSLKVKAKKHPKFSTRAYTRCELCGRPHAVLRKYKVCRICFRNLAHEGKIPGMKKASW from the coding sequence ATGGCTAGAAAATCATTAAAAGTAAAAGCTAAAAAACATCCTAAATTCTCAACTCGTGCTTATACACGTTGTGAATTATGTGGTAGACCACATGCTGTTTTAAGAAAATACAAAGTTTGCAGAATTTGTTTTAGAAATCTTGCTCACGAAGGTAAAATTCCAGGTATGAAGAAAGCGAGTTGATAA